In gamma proteobacterium HIMB55, the genomic stretch TGAGCTGCTTGGAAAGATCATAGGTAATGGGATAGGGAGGAATGTCCTGCTTGTTCGCTTTGTTGCCCGGAGCTGTCATCTTGTTGCCAATGCCCCGCGCTGCGCGTCCGGAGATGGCGCGCGTTACCACGGTGTTAGATCCATGCGCGGTGCGTATTTGATCTCGATAATCCTCGTTGGCACCGGACTCAGGGCAAAGTAGAAAGGCTGAACCCAGCTGCACCGCGTCGGCACCTGCGCTCAGCACATGAGCAATATCGGCACCACTCATGATCCCGCCGGCGGCCACGATCGGAAGCGAAGTCAGACCTCTAAGTCTTTCTATCAACTCGAGCGTGGTTAGCGCATTATTCGAAAAGTCGTAGTCAGAATCGGCATCAAACGTCCCACGATGACCTCCCGCTTCAATGCCCTGTGCAATCAAACCATCGACACCGGTATTCAGTGCAAGCGCTGCATCATCAAGATTGGTGACGCTTGTGATGATTTGGATGTTTAAATTTTTGAGGGCATTCAGAATCGCTCTATTGGGTAACCCAAAATGAAAGCTGATCAGATCGGGGCGATATTCCTTGGCGAAGTCAATGAGTTGGTGGTCATCCTTCGCGCTGGTATAGGGGTTTTTCAGTGAATCTGGCGCAGTGGCTTTGAGCGCAGCAAATTCGGACGAGAAACGAGCGACCCATGCAGTTTCTAATGTTGGATTTCGCTCAGGCTCGTCATGGCAGAAGAAGTTGAGGTGTAAAGGCCCTTCACTGAGCGCTCTAAACGCGCTTACTTGGCTGGCAGCGCTCTCCCAGCCAGAGGCGCCTAAGCCAAGCGCCCCTATAGCTCCCGCATTACTGACAGCAGCCGCTAGCTCCGGCGTTGATACGCCCGCCATGGGCGCCTGAAAAATGGGTACTCGCAGATTTAGGTCTTGTAGAAACACTTAATGGTTACGTCTGACGAAGCCTAATTAACTTGACGATCTAAGCCGTCCCAGAAGGGTTTGCGGAGCTCCGTCTTGAGTACCTTTCCTGCACCAGAGAGCGGCATCGGCTCGTTCCTAAAGGTGAATCCTTTCGGAACCTTGTAGCCGGCAATGCTCGCGCGGCAGTGAGCGACGAGTTCTTCCTCGCCGGCAGATTCGCCTGCGTGAAGTATGACAATCGCATGGACGGCCTCGCCCCACTCTTCGTGTGGGATTCCAATGACGGAGACGTCTTGTACCGCGTCGTGGCTTATCAAGGCGTTTTCAACCTCTGTGGTGAATACATTCTCACCGCCAGTTACCACCATATCCTTGAGTCGATCGACAATATAGAGATAGCCATTTTCGTCAAAAAGACCCGCATCCCCCGTGTATACCCAACCATCCTTCAGCGCTTTTTCGGTTTCCGCAGGCTTGTTCCAATATCCCATCATGGTGTGGGGGCCGCGGACAACGACCTCGCCTGACTCACCTACAGCGCAATCATCACCCTCATCACTCACGACTCGGACATCGTTAATCGGTGTGGGTCGACCGGCTGACTTGAGAATTTGACCACCGGCACGATGGT encodes the following:
- a CDS encoding 2-nitropropane dioxygenase-like enzyme (PFAM: 2-nitropropane dioxygenase); translated protein: MAGVSTPELAAAVSNAGAIGALGLGASGWESAASQVSAFRALSEGPLHLNFFCHDEPERNPTLETAWVARFSSEFAALKATAPDSLKNPYTSAKDDHQLIDFAKEYRPDLISFHFGLPNRAILNALKNLNIQIITSVTNLDDAALALNTGVDGLIAQGIEAGGHRGTFDADSDYDFSNNALTTLELIERLRGLTSLPIVAAGGIMSGADIAHVLSAGADAVQLGSAFLLCPESGANEDYRDQIRTAHGSNTVVTRAISGRAARGIGNKMTAPGNKANKQDIPPYPITYDLSKQLNALALEQEGTGYGAYWAGTGIGQARELSASDLIDRLVEELAAASQR